The following DNA comes from Rosa rugosa chromosome 5, drRosRugo1.1, whole genome shotgun sequence.
ACAATAAATAGTTAATTTCTTAAGATTATCTAATTATTCTCTCATTCAATGAGATTCCAAAACAAATAACGGGAAATAAGATTAAACTCGATCCTTTTGACTTTTACATTCCAAGATATTGTCTATTAATTTGAATTGTTGAGCATATTTGCATTTTGGTTTGATATTGTCGCACAAATTTCTTGAACCCTTCCACTCAATTTGCTGACAATATTCATCCAATCCTGTCGAATGTTTTGAATTCCATTTCTTATTGGACTCTCCTTTTCATTTGGTTGGATTCTTAAATCTATATCCACTCCAGTACGTCCTTGACACACGTCCATGTCGATTGTTACAACCGGCCAGCAGATTCTTATGAGAGCTTGTTCCTGTATGGAGAACAATCAAGAAAGTACCTAGTAACATAAAGACAGATCCCATCACCATGAAATATAAAGCAGAATTCGATATCCAAAGAAGTTTTCTATCGGAACATAAAGCAATCGGTTACGTTCTTCACGAAGTGGCTGAGAAAAAGCAGATACGGCATGCACAGTTGTAAAAGCAGTATTGGCATATCATTGCAGCAGTCCAAAACCCACAATTATCACTTGTTTGGCAAAatgcttcttcttgtttttttttttttgagtaatggCAACATGCTTCTTAATGCTGTATAATTTCTCTGTTAATCAAACTGAATGATATGCAAGATGGCTGAAAATCCCAGTAACTGTATACTTAACATTTCACTACTCAAATGCCAGACTTCTGGTGAAAGACCACAACTGTATACTTAACATTTCATTTACGGTTTCGAAAAATTAGAGGTGAAATTCGCTATACCTTCTTGGTGTGCATCATCAAACCATTGCAAGTGTAGATCCCTGCGTCCTGAAGCTTCTTAACATCTCCGGCATTGATTCCCTGAGCAATCACTGCACTCAAAAACTCATCGCTCCATTACAACTCCGATTTAGTCACTTCCGAAGCAAATTTCGCTTACAATTTTAAGTCTAATCTGAAAATCGTGACCAAACCACACTCGACTTCTACGAAACCAGAAAAACTAAGCAAATCCATCGGAAATTTGAAAATTGACTGAAAATACAGTTAACGAAGCAGTTTTGTGATCAAGCAAATCAAGCGATCGAGCTTGAGAGCATAAATATTGCATAGATGAAGCAAAGCCAAATGAGAGAAATCGAGAATTGAAGTATGTGAACGGAAATTGGAAATTGGAAATTGATATAGGAGCGAAGGTCGTGAAGCTTACGCTTATCGATCACTTCGAAGAGGTCGTCTTCATCGTCGATGTCTTGGCGTTCGACGAGCTGTAGCTGGCTTTGATCTTCGGCTCTGAAGATCATCGCAGAGAAACGAAAGGTTATTTCAAAGTGAAAAACAAGGCTATATATACGATCCGGATTAAAGCAAACAGAGAGAGGAGTTAGCAAATCTGTGACTTACTTCATCTTCGCTCTCGGTTAGGTTGACGAAATGCAGAAGCTCGGTGGCTCCGGGAGATTGGAAATCGTCGAGAgaaaccagagagagagagatctgagtatttgatatttgaaatttgaaggGGCTTAATATATAGGGCGGGACTGGAGAGGCTCTCCACTTACGCGGTCCGTCTTGTCTTTTGTGCCATGACGCGTAATTAGTTGAGTGGCTTCAGCCCCACCCCAAAACATTAGATATATATTATTACTAGATAGatagcccgcgctttgctgcgggtatTTTTATTATCGATATGTGTTTTCAGTCGATTAGAGTATATAAACAATTATTATCTTTTGGTAGTTAAACGCTAAGGTGGTGTTTGTTACACGGGATTGGACTGGATTGGACATTCTTATCTAGTCCAATCCCAGTTATCCCATGTTTGGCAGCAAGGGGACTCTTTTTAATGAGACTCCACAGTCCCAAAAACCACCCCGACACCGTCTAACACAAACCCACCAAAAATCATGGGATTGTGGAAGCCCCATTCACTCGATCTACTCTTCGTCTCTTCCCTTCCATTCGTCGTTCTCTCATCATTCTCAACCTGCAATTCAACCTCAACCCACAAAAGCTGCCATTAAAACCAACAAATTTCAATGACCCAGATCCCCTAATCATCAACTTTAGCCAATTCAACAACCACAACAACCACAAATTGAAGAAAAAGCAATGAAATTTTCAAAATCTAACATTTAAGAAGTTGTGGGTTGCGATCAGTAAACCTGGtagtgaaggtggtggtgggtTGGTGCTTCTGTGCTTCGATTCAGAGACTGTTGCCTCTAAAAATCACCTCGGCCAGaaagccgagagatcaaggaacaaatgtccttcttggtgagtagattgcggggcgtgccagcacacggccagaaggccaagtgtgcaattgtagttgtagtagatgtagttctgacttatcaagcaattgttggccgaggaaggaactgattctcggccgatagttcgctgcctttggatcaaggacttgatggctgaaggtcgggtgaattgggtgtggttgtgagagtgtgagtgaatACGAATTGTCTGGTCACAGGGCTTAAGTCAATCGGATCCAAGTAATAGCAAGTAACGGTAAAAGTAAACTCGTAACGAATGAAATTTTCAAGATTAATAGCTACTATGCGACTACGAACAGTAAATAGCATGATCAAACAAGTAATGCATAAAGACAATAAGGAAATAGAAAGCAGATTAAAGACAAGACTAGTAACTGAAATATAGAATGGCTAAACAAATAAACGAAGCAAActgaaaattattaactattgTTTGAAAGAGAACAACGAAAATaattcaaaatcgatactaGGCTACAAGAAAGATAAAGTAACTGAGATTGTAACTAGCAGAGCAAATAAACTAAGGAAACAGACGGAActtctacctaagcaaaaggtaatacgaaaataagaaaagcttgatggcttgagtttctggagttgtgtgtgttatgtcttctgtcgatgcttctatttatattggctgctCTTGTGACTTGAACTTATCTCTTggctctttgaagttgagtggaatTCGGCCTCCTTCTGGCTCAGTGACTCTATCTTGCTTTGGCTTCAATACTTATCGTCGGCTGACTTGACGCTGGACTCTATCTGGATCGGCTCTGATGTGTTCATCAACGGCTGCAATTAAACTTGAAGTAGACTACCTTGGATTGAACTCTCTTCATCGGCTAATgaacttcaatttgattgaactACTAACTACATCGGCTATTATCTTTCTAAGTTGAGTTCGAGTTGGAAACTGACTAGAGGGATTTAAACAATCGGCCGATGATATTTTAGACAATAAGTCTCTTTTTAAATTGACGACTACGGGCCGGCCGATAACCAATGGCCTAACTTTCGAAACTTCCCATTGGCCTTAGTTTTTATGTGACTTGTCTTGGACCAAAATGAATTGTCCAATTATTCATTGGCCAATATTTCTATCTATCGGCCCCCAATTACCTTTTGAGCGGCTCATTGTAATTAGAAATCAATCTAACTATGCACATTAGTTATGTCTGAGTGGacatgcaaatgtgggtacaaacattgcccccccCCAAGTTTCTTAAGCATCGGCGAATGTCGCCgagtggttgagaaatttgagtCAACTTGGCCCCCTAATCGACTTCCGAAAACTCATGTAAATATGTCCCACATGACCTCCCTGATGGCTAGAATGTATTTTCTTGGTCGAATGATATTTCGGAAAATCGACTAAATTGGCCTAAGCAAGTAACTGAACAAAATGATATTCGAAGTGAGCGGTTTGTGAGTAAGCCAATAAACAAGTTTGAGTAGGACAACAAGTGAATATGCCTCATGGTGGCCAACAACTCAATGGATGCACGTAAGCCAATAAACATTAATCAAATCGGCCAACAGAATAATGAAAAGGCAAATCGGCTAATGAAGGCCAACAAATAACTTACTCGAGTTTAGTCGATTGATAGAATTGGAGTTGGCCAACAAGAGAGAGTGGCTCATGGAAGCCAACAGGTGAAAATGCTAAATATCAGCCAACAAACAAAACATATTACTAGAAAGCCAATTTGTAGCTCATGTTGGCCAACACATGAAAAACCTTAAGTTGGCCAGGAATTGAGTGGCTAGTGGGAGCCAACAAATGAAAAAGTTCAACTTGGCCAACAATTTTCAAGTTTGCCAAAGTAAGGAGGAGTAAGCCAACACATGAAAAATCTCAGGTTGGCCAATGAGTAAGAAAATCCAAGTTAGCCAACAAAAGAGAGTAAGCCATCAAGGGAATCAATTTTCAAGTTGGCCAAAGTGAGGAAGTGTAAGCCAACAAGCAATCTATTTTGAGTAAGCCAACACATGAAAAAGTTCAAGTTGGCCAAAGTAAGGAGGAGTAAGCCAACACATGAAGAACCTTAGGTTGGCCAATGAGCCCAAGTGAGGAAGAGTAAGCCAACAAGGGAGTTCACATTTTTAAGTTGGCCAACATGCATGAGGAAATTCAAGTCAGCCAACTTAAAAGAAAggcagccaacacaaaatgaaaaaaaaaaattggcagccaacacaaaatgaaaagttggcagccaacacaaaatgaaagttggcagccaacacaaaaagaaagttggcagccaacacaaaaagaaagttggcagccaacacaaaatgaaagttggcagccaacacaaaatgaaagttggcagccaacacaaaaagaaagttggcagccaactcaaaaatgaaagttggcagccaacacaaaaagaaagttggcagccaacacaaaatgaaagttggcagccaacacaaaaagaaagttggcagccaacacaaaatgaaaggttggcagccaacacaaaatgaaaaaagttggcagccaacacaaaatgaaaagttggcagccaacacaaaaagaaagtgACAGCCAACTCAAAAAtgaaagttggcagccaacacaaaaagaaagttggcagccaacacaaaaagaaagttggcagccaacacaaaatgaaaagttggcagccaacacaaaatgaaaaattGGCAGCCAACTACCCGTTTCCCTctttgatccttttttttttttttttttttttgaacgacAATATCTTGGCTCATATGCATGTAATATGCCTTTGCCCCCCCCCAAGTTTCTTAGTTTTCGGCGAATAGCGCCGAATAACGAGAAACTTGATGTACACTGAGAAACATGATGTGCGAACCAATGATGCTCTATAACTTGTAAGATTGTGTCGGCCAAGCGATGGCTGCGAAATGGACTAGAGAAGACAATTATGAAGGCAAACAAAAAAGTATTACCAAACGCGCATTTGCAACTTGAGAATGACCCTCAGGACACTGGTTGAACCTTGGGAGCTCTGAAAGCTTTATTAGCCAAGTAATGATGATTGATGTATGTGGCTCTTTGTCGGCCATTGGCCGATTTTTTTGTAAACAATTGAAACTTATGGGCCGATGAAAAACTAATTAAGTATTTGCTTGCCGGTAAAGTATCATAAACATTGTTGTGTCATGTATAGATAATATCTTGTATCAGTAAGTACAAATGAAGCATAATGGTCAAGCAAACAAactgataaaaataaaattctttttGGCTGAATTGCATCGGCCAAAATCAAGATGGCCAAAACATATTTACACTATAAGCTGGTGGCCGACCTTTGGTCACACCAGTACTCAGTAGCTCGAGCTTCCCACATTGTGGGATAATACCTTTGATCCGTTTTGGTTTACGGGATCTTGAGTTTCGGCTTCAGTACCTTCTAATTTGGCCGGGGCTGGGCCGATATCTTCCAACTGCAGTTCTTCTTCCTGTTGTTCTGTAATATATTCCATCAAGCTGATGGCCGAGTTAGACTTAGTAGTCCTGTCGGCCCAATAGGCCAGCAAACGTCCTAAAATAGATCGGACTGCGGCCTTTCTTTCTAGAGACCTTGGGTCTCTAGACATTGATATTGTCTTTGAAGAGGTCAACCAGGGTTGGACGCTCTGCATCTTACAAAACATCCTCACTCCCTAGGTTGACAATTTTCTGGGCCGTAACTTGAGTAGGTCGGCCCTTGCTATCTCGTCCACTGAAAGTAAAATAACCAATGTCATCCTCATAAAACCTTGCTTCGACTACATTGGTGGATGCCTGAAATGAGTTATTGTCTGCTGGAATGACCTCAATTTTGTCTCCATGCCAGAAGATCAACACTTGATGCAGGGAAGAAGGGACGCACATGTTCTGGTGAATCCAATCGCGGCCAAGCAATGCATTGTAATGAGCAGATGAGTCGACCACGAAGAAAGCTGTCATGTTTGTCTTTTCCCCCACAGTGACATCGAGTGGGAGAATACCTCTTGGCCTGCTTTTACCTCCAGAGAAGTTGCTCACTGTAATGTCTGAAGGGAGCAAATCAGATTCAGTTCTGCGTAATTTCTTCATGACGGCTGTAGGTAACACATTAACTGCCGCACCATTGTCCACCAAAACTTTCGTTATTGGATATCCCTCTATGTAAGCCGTGATGTATAACGGCTTCAAATGTTGAGCCATTTTGGCCGTTGGTTTTGTGAGTACCACACGGCCGTCGTCATCCTTCAACTGGGCATCGACTTCATCAATCTCAAATCGAGGTTGTTGATCGGCAACAAAGTCGCCGATCAGTTCATTTGACTGACCTGGTTGAGCTTTGAGTTCTGAAGGTAGGACATAAACCATGTTGATGTCCATTGTATTACCTTCTCCTTTTCCAAAGGCCTCGTCCTTGTAAAATGGGGATAAGTTTTCTATGTCAAAAGCTGTGTCATCTCCTAtgtcgtagtcgattccagttTCATTTTCGTAGTCACCTTGTTCCTCCTCTTCCCCATAATCGACTTCCTCATCACCTTCGTCTCCAAAATCGTCCTGCTTGCCATTGTTCGTGGCAGCACCATCTACCATTTCCTCATCTTTCAACTTCTGATTGAGACTGGCTTGCTCTTTCTTTAATTCTTCAATGGCCCCAGTTGTCAGCTTGGTGGATGCCTTTTCTGTCTCAGCTTGCCATTCAATTGCACGAGCCCGCAGGTATGTGGACAAATTGTCCAATAGTTTGCTCTCTGCGGACGTGAATCCATATATTTCAGCAGCCGGATGTTGTTTATGGTAAGTGCGAAGGTAAGCAAGGTCAGAATCAGAGATGGGCAAATTATCAATGTTGGCTTCCATCTTACAGTTCTCCATCATTGCCTGATAACTGATCTTTAAGCCGATGCTAGAATCCTCAGTGATGAGGTAAGATTCAGAAGACAGATTCGTTTCCAACATTTTCATCATCGCGCTTTCCTCCTCCATTAGGCCATAAGTGGCCAATGCTGAATACATCCTATGATATTTCTTCATCATTCCTAGATCTTGATTTGAAAACGGCGGATCCTGTCCTCTCAGTACTTTTATGGTGGGGATTTTCCCATTTGGCGTCTTATCCTTAGCCGCCTTCTGTATTTCCTTTTGTTGCTCAATATCCTTAGCTCTGGCATCGGCTTTCGCTTGCTCTTCAGTTGCGAAGTCTTTCTTCTCTAAATAATCATCAAGTTCTCTTGCGAGCTGGACCTCTTCTAGCGTTATGCCATAGGTTTCCTCAGCCGAGTGACTTCTATGAAAACATCTAAGGAaatgaaagtcggcttctgaaaCTGGAATTTGAGCGACTATATCCTTCTTTTGAATTCCTTTGCGATGTGCTTGATACAAGGCTTTCAAACCAGGAGTAATGAATCGGCTATGGAAACCCTGCCGAATCAGAGCATGATCTGCATCAGAATTTGCTATTATTGTATTGAGAATATAATCTTGGCTCCTCGGAAGCCCATAAACTGCAAGGGCTGAATGTTTCTGATGGAACTTTCTCATTGTCTCCAATTCAGCCAACTTAAATGGAGGGTTGAGATGTTTGAAGATCTTTACCCCTCCTTCGGTAAACCGCAGGTGAGGTAGCTTTGGGAAGCTAAGAACATTCTCAAACTGGTCACCGATGGTCTCAAGTTCCATAGGTTCTCCTGAATCCTTATGaaagttttctcttattatggGGGCTTCTCTGTTATCGGCTTCAGTTGAGCGTTTGATTTCCTGCCCCTCAGACCCTTGCTGCCTCGCAGCCGCCACTTCTCTCTGCATGCGTCTCTTTTGAGTTTTTGTCAAAGGGGAAAATGGTTGATCTCTGGCCGCTCGGCCATACCACCTATTGTCATGAGTAACTGGTGGCCGATATGTCCTATAAGGTCTACGGCCTCTATTTCTAGCAAAGTAATCTTGGTCATAAAATCGATCATCTTGGTCAAAACCTGATCGCCGTCGGCCAGTGAAACCATCAGCAAAATTTCCCTCAAGATCATCATCCTCAAAAgtcaacctcctcctcaccgaAAGTCGTCCGCTCTCGGCGTTTTCAGATTCCTTTATCCTCTTAAAAACACTTTGGGAAGTTTGCTGTCCCTGATAAAATCCCTTGGGACTGTGAGGGCCAAAAAGCTTAAGTACGTCATCCTCGGCCGAATTGGCCGTGGGAGTCTCCAATTCATTGCCAGCATGTTTCTTTCCTGTgtctcttttcttattttcttcacAATTAGTTGGAGCTTTTAAATCTGGCTTTACCTGTTGATCAGTAGCTAACTCTTGGTTCTTGATTTGCAGAAGATTACTGAGGGTTACCTCACAGTTGCAACGGCTGCACAGAATCACAGCACTGGCCAGCGGTGCTTTTGAAGTAGAGGACGATGAGGCCTTCAAAGCCGGTGGCATTGTCATATCATATGCATCCTCATCCTGACTGTCATAAACTGACTCCCTCCTCTGGTCACGAAACATATACCTCCTACGGGCCCTAGGATCAGACAAGTTCATATTTGGCCAATTCCTCCGGTGACCTCTTGGGAAGTTGACGTACACCATGTTGACTGGAAATGGGTCGGTATCGACAAGCTGAGCCGGTTTGCTCGTCTCGGGGAATTTCAGCTTTCCTTTCTCGATGAGATCCTACAAAGCATCACGGTAAACCACACAATTGTTAGTAGAATGCTTCCATGAATTATGAAATTTACAATAAGACTTATTTCTAATTTCATCGGCCTTAGGTATAACATGGCCGTTTGgcaatttaattactttctcAGCAAGAAGTTGATCAAAAATTATGTCAGCCTTTGTGATATCAAAAGTGTAAGTGCGGGTAGGTGTCAATCTTAAAGGTGTGCCATCTTTGGTATGATAGGTTATCGGCTGAGGTTTATCCTTGATTGGGTTTGTTGGCTTTGCAAGGGCTTTACAAACCACTGGCTTGTTTATAAATAATTCGGCAGCATTGATATCGGCCGAATCTTCTTCCTCGACCTTCAAACCTTTGAAATTGGCCTCCATAGCATGAACAGTAGGATTCTTATAATAAGTTCCCTTTGAGGCTGATCTAGCTTGAGTTTCTTCTCTGATGATTGCCTCGTATCTAGCCACGCTAG
Coding sequences within:
- the LOC133708538 gene encoding uncharacterized protein LOC133708538; this encodes MVYVNFPRGHRRNWPNMNLSDPRARRRYMFRDQRRESVYDSQDEDAYDMTMPPALKASSSSTSKAPLASAVILCSRCNCEVTLSNLLQIKNQELATDQQVKPDLKAPTNCEENKKRDTGKKHAGNELETPTANSAEDDVLKLFGPHSPKGFYQGQQTSQSVFKRIKESENAESGRLSVRRRLTFEDDDLEGNFADGFTGRRRSGFDQDDRFYDQDYFARNRGRRPYRTYRPPVTHDNRWYGRAARDQPFSPLTKTQKRRMQREVAAARQQGSEGQEIKRSTEADNREAPIIRENFHKDSGEPMELETIGDQFENVLSFPKLPHLRFTEGGVKIFKHLNPPFKLAELETMRKFHQKHSALAVYGLPRSQDYILNTIIANSDADHALIRQGFHSRFITPGLKALYQAHRKGIQKKDIVAQIPVSEADFHFLRCFHRSHSAEETYGITLEEVQLARELDDYLEKKDFATEEQAKADARAKDIEQQKEIQKAAKDKTPNGKIPTIKVLRGQDPPFSNQDLGMMKKYHRMYSALATYGLMEEESAMMKMLETNLSSESYLITEDSSIGLKISYQAMMENCKMEANIDNLPISDSDLAYLRTYHKQHPAAEIYGFTSAESKLLDNLSTYLRARAIEWQAETEKASTKLTTGAIEELKKEQASLNQKLKDEEMVDGAATNNGKQDDFGDEGDEEVDYGEEEEQGDYENETGIDYDIGDDTAFDIENLSPFYKDEAFGKGEGNTMDINMVYVLPSELKAQPGQSNELIGDFVADQQPRFEIDEVDAQLKDDDGRVVLTKPTAKMAQHLKPLYITAYIEGYPITKVLVDNGAAVNVLPTAVMKKLRRTESDLLPSDITVSNFSGGKSRPRGILPLDVTVGEKTNMTAFFVVDSSAHYNALLGRDWIHQNMCVPSSLHQVLIFWHGDKIEVIPADNNSFQASTNVVEARFYEDDIGYFTFSGRDSKGRPTQVTAQKIVNLGSEDVL